A genome region from Clostridium pasteurianum includes the following:
- a CDS encoding ABC transporter ATP-binding protein, translating to MSENKLKSPKRQAMGHGPSGHGGPAMGRPAEKAKDFKGTIRKLMKYLAPYKFRFTAVIIMAILSVVFSVASPKIMGRATTKLADGLIGKVATAKIKSKKSPIDKKLKDLEAQKAKLDASIKQNPMMAKAPKVAAAEAQMTKGVQQLKAAQSKMDSALTQVANKYGTKIDFDYIWAIVLELIALYAISSIFNFLQSFVMAAVAQKTVYNMRKDVDEKLNRLPLKFFDANTHGEILSRVTNDLDTVATTLQQSLTQLITSIVQIIGAIVMMLTISGWLTLICVLTLPVAAGVTMLIAKKSQKFFAGQQKELGMMNGHVEEMFTGHVIVKAFGKEKDSIDKFNEINDRLYKSGWKAQFMSGIIFPLMNFINNLGYVAVCVAGGIFVTKGMVTIGDVQAFFQYNKLFTMPIIQTANIANIIQSTVAAAERVFNLLEEEEEIPDAEDSKIIELPKGAVKFEDVKFGYKEGATLIEDMNIDVKPGETVAIVGPTGAGKTTIVNLLMRFYEINEGKITVDGVDTKEMRRNYLRNMFGMVLQDTWLFNGTIKENIAYSKDGATDEEIVRAAKAAHADHFIRTLADGYDTVINEEASNISQGQKQLLTIARVILANPEILILDEATSSVDTRTEVAIQKAMSNVMKGRTSFVIAHRLSTIRDADLILVMNHGSIIEQGNHKELLAKNGFYADLYNSQFTGGSNEEVG from the coding sequence ATGAGTGAGAATAAATTAAAAAGCCCAAAACGTCAGGCAATGGGACACGGTCCAAGCGGTCATGGTGGTCCAGCAATGGGAAGACCTGCTGAGAAGGCAAAGGATTTTAAGGGTACTATAAGAAAGTTAATGAAGTACCTTGCACCATATAAATTCAGGTTTACTGCGGTTATAATTATGGCGATATTAAGTGTAGTTTTTAGTGTTGCTTCTCCTAAGATTATGGGTAGAGCTACAACTAAGCTTGCAGATGGTCTTATTGGTAAGGTAGCAACAGCAAAAATTAAATCTAAAAAAAGTCCAATAGATAAAAAGCTTAAGGATCTAGAAGCTCAAAAAGCTAAATTAGATGCTTCAATAAAACAAAACCCTATGATGGCCAAAGCGCCAAAGGTTGCAGCAGCAGAAGCACAAATGACAAAGGGAGTGCAGCAGCTAAAGGCAGCACAAAGTAAAATGGATAGTGCTCTTACTCAAGTAGCAAATAAGTATGGTACTAAAATTGACTTTGACTATATATGGGCAATAGTTTTAGAATTAATAGCTCTTTATGCAATTAGTTCTATATTCAACTTTTTACAATCATTTGTTATGGCGGCAGTTGCACAAAAAACAGTTTATAACATGAGAAAAGATGTAGATGAAAAGCTAAATAGATTACCACTTAAGTTTTTCGATGCAAATACTCATGGAGAAATATTAAGCCGTGTTACAAATGACCTTGATACAGTTGCAACAACTCTTCAGCAGAGCTTAACGCAGCTTATAACATCCATAGTTCAAATTATTGGTGCAATTGTAATGATGCTAACAATAAGTGGATGGCTTACACTTATCTGTGTATTGACTTTACCTGTTGCAGCAGGTGTAACAATGTTAATTGCTAAAAAGTCTCAAAAGTTCTTTGCTGGTCAACAGAAAGAGCTTGGAATGATGAACGGTCATGTAGAAGAAATGTTTACAGGACATGTTATTGTCAAGGCTTTTGGTAAAGAGAAGGATTCAATAGATAAATTTAATGAGATAAATGATAGACTATATAAATCAGGTTGGAAAGCTCAGTTTATGTCAGGAATTATATTCCCACTAATGAACTTCATCAATAACCTTGGATATGTTGCAGTTTGTGTTGCAGGTGGAATATTTGTAACAAAGGGAATGGTTACTATAGGAGATGTTCAGGCATTTTTCCAATACAATAAACTATTCACAATGCCTATAATACAGACAGCTAATATAGCAAATATAATTCAATCTACAGTAGCTGCAGCAGAACGTGTTTTCAATCTTCTTGAGGAAGAAGAGGAAATTCCAGATGCTGAGGATTCTAAAATCATTGAACTTCCTAAGGGTGCAGTTAAATTTGAAGATGTTAAGTTTGGCTACAAAGAAGGAGCTACTTTAATAGAAGATATGAATATAGATGTAAAACCTGGTGAGACAGTAGCAATTGTTGGTCCTACTGGTGCAGGAAAAACTACTATAGTAAATCTCTTGATGCGTTTCTATGAGATAAATGAAGGAAAAATAACCGTTGATGGTGTGGATACAAAGGAAATGAGAAGAAATTATCTACGCAATATGTTTGGAATGGTTCTTCAGGATACCTGGTTATTTAATGGAACTATAAAAGAGAATATAGCTTATTCAAAAGATGGTGCAACTGATGAGGAAATAGTAAGAGCGGCAAAAGCAGCGCATGCAGACCACTTTATTAGAACTCTTGCAGATGGATATGACACTGTTATCAATGAAGAGGCTTCAAATATATCTCAGGGTCAGAAGCAGCTTTTGACTATTGCACGTGTTATACTTGCAAATCCTGAAATATTAATACTTGATGAAGCAACAAGTAGTGTTGATACTAGAACAGAAGTTGCAATACAGAAGGCCATGTCAAACGTTATGAAGGGCAGAACAAGTTTTGTAATTGCACATAGATTATCAACTATACGTGATGCGGATTTGATACTTGTTATGAATCACGGTTCTATAATAGAGCAGGGAAATCACAAGGAGCTTTTAGCTAAAAATGGATTTTACGCTGATCTTTATAACAGCCAGTTTACAGGCGGAAGTAATGAAGAGGTAGGCTAA
- a CDS encoding leucine-rich repeat domain-containing protein gives MKRFKFKYLFTAFMAFSLPFVFNSSYTYKAATTDTTTIGITYSAHVQNIGWQNWVSDGTEAGTDGKGLRVEALKIKLVNAPADAGITYCAHVQNIGWQTLSSDGAEAGTDGKGLRVEALKIKLKNLDEYSVQYRAHVQNIGWQDWVSDGAEAGTDGKGLRVEALEIKIVKKTHPTSIAISKGDQTLKVGQTDNLTANFTPSDTTDQNVTWASSDSNVASIDSNGKVTANGVGTSQITATSHDGCKTATCIITVTPADPEVQYSAHVQNIGWQNPVSDGAEVGTDGKGLRVEAFKIKLSNAPANAKISYRAHVQNVGWQDWVSNGAEAGTDGKGLRVEALQIKLDNMPDYSIQYQAHVQNIGWQDWVSDGAEAGTDGKGLRVEALRIKLVKKVPVDSIALNKTSDTLNVGDTDSLSATIKPDNATNKNVNWTSSDSSIASVDNTGKVTGNKQGNATITATSEDGSKTATCNITVNPTNSSDVVTFKDKNLESLVRSAINKPTGTLYKGDVVNITDLEETAKPVTDLSGIENLINLNTFKLYNTNKTELSNISPLKELKNLKHLTLVNNTLSDISPLKELTNLQELDLSANKISDISSLGELTNLQTLNLAANNLSDISSLKNLTNLKSLYIDSNSDISDISVVQNLTQLSEFSAESDSLSSLNGLKSLTNLKYIDLQNNKITDISPVSQLTNLNTLLLYSNSITDLSPISQLTNLKELSVGGTTITDISSLKNLTNLQDLDLGYNQITDISPLKNLTNLKYLSMASNKIDNITPIQNLTNLQELNLMDNKLTNVSLLSNLINLKWLNLAQNQISSEDKTTLANALLNCNINYTSPAQ, from the coding sequence TTGAAAAGATTTAAATTTAAGTACTTATTTACTGCTTTTATGGCTTTTTCACTGCCTTTTGTATTTAATTCTTCATATACATACAAAGCAGCCACTACTGATACTACCACTATTGGAATAACTTATAGTGCTCATGTTCAAAATATTGGCTGGCAGAATTGGGTTAGTGATGGAACTGAAGCTGGAACTGATGGTAAAGGTCTTAGAGTTGAAGCTCTTAAGATTAAACTTGTTAACGCACCAGCAGATGCCGGTATAACTTACTGTGCTCATGTTCAAAATATTGGGTGGCAAACCTTGTCCAGTGATGGCGCTGAAGCCGGAACTGATGGTAAAGGTCTTAGAGTTGAGGCTTTGAAAATAAAACTTAAAAATCTTGATGAATATTCAGTTCAATATCGTGCTCATGTTCAAAACATTGGCTGGCAGGATTGGGTTAGTGATGGTGCTGAAGCTGGTACTGATGGTAAGGGTCTTAGAGTTGAAGCTCTTGAAATTAAAATAGTTAAAAAAACACATCCAACTTCTATTGCCATAAGCAAAGGTGACCAAACTTTAAAAGTAGGACAAACAGATAATCTAACTGCAAACTTTACTCCATCAGATACTACTGATCAGAATGTAACCTGGGCTTCTTCTGATTCGAATGTAGCTTCTATTGATTCTAATGGTAAAGTTACTGCAAATGGCGTAGGAACTTCTCAAATCACAGCTACTTCTCATGATGGCTGCAAAACTGCTACTTGTATCATTACTGTAACTCCTGCTGATCCTGAAGTGCAATACTCAGCTCATGTACAAAATATCGGATGGCAAAATCCAGTTAGTGATGGTGCCGAAGTTGGAACTGACGGTAAAGGTCTAAGGGTTGAAGCTTTTAAAATCAAACTTTCAAATGCTCCAGCAAATGCTAAAATAAGTTACAGAGCTCATGTTCAAAACGTTGGTTGGCAAGATTGGGTTAGTAATGGCGCTGAAGCCGGGACTGATGGTAAAGGTCTTAGAGTTGAAGCTTTACAAATAAAACTAGATAATATGCCTGACTACTCAATACAATATCAAGCACACGTACAGAATATCGGATGGCAGGATTGGGTCAGTGATGGCGCTGAAGCTGGAACTGATGGTAAAGGTCTTAGAGTTGAAGCCCTCAGAATCAAGCTTGTTAAGAAAGTACCTGTAGATTCAATTGCATTAAATAAAACTTCGGATACTTTAAATGTTGGTGATACAGATAGCTTATCAGCAACTATAAAACCAGATAATGCAACTAATAAAAATGTAAATTGGACATCTTCTGACAGCAGCATAGCTTCCGTTGATAATACAGGTAAAGTAACTGGCAATAAACAGGGTAACGCTACTATTACTGCAACTTCAGAAGATGGAAGTAAAACTGCAACTTGTAATATTACTGTAAATCCTACTAATAGTTCAGATGTAGTAACTTTTAAAGATAAAAATTTAGAAAGCTTAGTAAGAAGTGCAATAAATAAACCAACTGGCACTTTATATAAAGGCGATGTTGTAAATATTACTGATCTTGAAGAAACAGCAAAACCTGTTACAGATTTAAGCGGTATTGAAAACTTAATAAACTTAAATACCTTTAAGCTTTATAATACTAATAAAACTGAATTGAGTAATATTAGTCCTCTAAAAGAGCTTAAAAACTTAAAGCATCTTACTCTTGTAAACAATACTCTAAGTGACATTAGTCCTTTAAAAGAACTAACTAATTTACAAGAACTAGATTTAAGTGCAAATAAAATAAGTGATATAAGTTCCTTAGGCGAATTGACTAACTTACAAACTCTTAACTTGGCTGCTAATAATCTTAGTGATATAAGTTCCTTGAAAAACCTAACAAATTTAAAATCACTATATATAGATTCCAATAGTGACATAAGTGATATAAGTGTAGTTCAAAATCTAACTCAACTAAGTGAATTTAGCGCTGAATCGGATTCTTTAAGTTCTTTAAATGGTTTAAAAAGCTTAACAAACTTAAAATATATTGATTTACAGAATAATAAAATAACTGATATAAGTCCAGTAAGTCAATTAACTAACTTAAATACGCTTTTGTTATATAGTAATAGCATAACCGACTTAAGTCCAATAAGTCAATTAACAAACCTAAAAGAATTAAGTGTAGGTGGTACCACCATTACTGATATAAGTTCACTAAAAAACTTGACAAATTTACAAGATCTCGACTTAGGTTATAATCAAATAACTGATATAAGTCCACTAAAAAACTTAACAAACTTAAAATATCTTAGCATGGCTTCTAACAAAATAGACAATATTACTCCAATACAAAACCTAACAAACTTACAAGAATTGAACTTAATGGATAACAAACTTACTAATGTATCTTTATTAAGTAACCTAATTAATCTAAAGTGGCTTAATTTAGCTCAAAATCAGATAAGTTCAGAAGATAAAACTACATTAGCAAATGCTTTACTTAATTGTAATATTAACTACACAAGTCCTGCACAATAG
- a CDS encoding leucine-rich repeat domain-containing protein, which produces MKKFKLKYLFAVFMAFSLLFIFNSSYTYKAAATDTSTIGVTYSAHVQNIGWQNWVNDGAEAGTDGKGFRVEALKIKLVNAPADAGITYCAHVQNIGWQTLSSDGAEAGTDGKGLRVEALKIKLKNLDEYSVQYRAHVQNIGWQDWVSDGAEAGTDGKGLRVEAIEIKIVKKTHPTSIAISKGDQTLKVGQTDNLTANFTPADTTDQNVTWASSDPNVASIDSNGKVTANGVGTSQITATSHDGCKTATCIITVTPADPEVQYSAHVQNIGWQNPASDGAEVGTDGKGLRVEAFKIKLSNAPANAKISYRAHVQNVGWQDWVSNGAEAGTDGKGLRVEALQIKLDNMPDYSIQYQAHVQNIGWQDWVSDGAEAGTDGKGLRVEALRIKLVKKVPAVHVDSIALNKTSDTLNVGDTDNLSATIKPDNASNKNVTWASSDSSIASVDNTGKVTGNKEGTVTIAATSEDGNKTATCNITVNPTNNSDVVTFKDPELERLVRSAINKPTGTLYKKDVANITDLEVEEREKKITDLSGIENLTKLDTFKLINHDNTELNDISPLKGLKNLKHLILVNNTISDISALKELTNLQELDLGDNSISDISPISGLTNLQDLNLGVNKLSDISALKSLTNLKSLYLDANRGISDISVIQNLTQLNKFSAVTCSLSSLNALKHLTNLQDLDLRNNEITDISPLSGLTNLNTLLLDSNDIIDISPVSKLTNLKEFVAGGPNLTDISPLKDLTNLQDLDLEGNEITDISPLKNLTNLKSLRMASNKIDNIAPIQNLTNLQELDLRDNKLTNVALLSRLINLQWLNLIQNQINSEDKTTLANALPNCHIYYTSSAQ; this is translated from the coding sequence TTGAAAAAATTTAAACTTAAGTACTTATTTGCTGTTTTTATGGCTTTTTCACTACTTTTTATATTTAATTCTTCATATACATATAAAGCAGCTGCTACTGATACTAGCACTATTGGAGTAACTTATAGTGCCCATGTTCAAAATATTGGCTGGCAGAATTGGGTTAATGATGGCGCTGAGGCTGGTACTGATGGTAAAGGTTTTAGAGTTGAGGCTCTTAAAATTAAACTTGTTAACGCACCAGCAGATGCCGGTATAACTTACTGTGCTCATGTGCAAAATATTGGCTGGCAAACCTTGTCCAGTGATGGAGCTGAAGCTGGGACTGATGGTAAAGGTCTTAGAGTTGAAGCTTTGAAAATCAAGCTTAAAAATCTTGATGAATATTCAGTTCAATATCGTGCTCATGTTCAAAACATTGGCTGGCAAGATTGGGTTAGTGATGGAGCTGAAGCTGGGACTGATGGTAAGGGTCTTAGAGTTGAAGCTATTGAAATTAAAATAGTTAAAAAAACGCATCCAACTTCTATTGCCATAAGCAAAGGTGACCAGACTTTAAAAGTAGGACAAACAGATAACCTAACTGCAAACTTTACTCCAGCAGATACTACTGATCAGAATGTAACTTGGGCTTCTTCTGATCCAAACGTAGCTTCTATTGATTCTAATGGTAAAGTTACTGCAAATGGCGTAGGAACTTCTCAAATTACAGCTACTTCTCATGATGGCTGCAAAACCGCTACTTGTATCATTACTGTAACTCCTGCCGATCCTGAAGTGCAATACTCAGCTCATGTACAAAATATCGGATGGCAAAATCCAGCTAGTGACGGCGCTGAAGTTGGAACTGACGGTAAAGGTCTCAGAGTTGAAGCTTTTAAAATCAAACTTTCAAATGCTCCAGCAAATGCTAAAATAAGTTACAGAGCTCATGTTCAAAACGTTGGCTGGCAAGATTGGGTTAGTAATGGCGCAGAAGCTGGTACTGATGGTAAAGGTCTTAGAGTTGAAGCTTTACAGATAAAACTAGATAATATGCCTGACTACTCAATACAATATCAAGCACATGTACAAAATATAGGCTGGCAGGATTGGGTTAGCGATGGCGCAGAAGCTGGTACTGATGGTAAAGGTCTTAGAGTTGAAGCCCTCAGAATTAAACTTGTTAAGAAAGTACCTGCAGTACATGTAGATTCAATTGCATTAAATAAAACTTCAGATACTTTAAATGTTGGTGATACGGATAATTTATCAGCAACTATAAAACCAGATAATGCAAGTAATAAAAATGTAACATGGGCTTCTTCTGATAGCAGCATAGCTTCCGTTGATAATACAGGTAAAGTAACTGGCAATAAGGAGGGTACTGTTACTATTGCTGCGACTTCAGAAGATGGTAACAAAACTGCAACTTGTAATATTACTGTAAATCCTACTAATAATTCAGATGTAGTAACTTTTAAAGATCCAGAATTAGAAAGACTAGTAAGAAGTGCAATAAATAAACCAACTGGCACTTTATATAAAAAAGATGTTGCAAATATTACTGATCTTGAAGTTGAAGAAAGAGAAAAAAAGATTACAGATTTAAGTGGTATTGAAAACTTAACAAAGTTAGATACTTTTAAGCTTATTAATCATGATAACACTGAATTGAATGATATTAGTCCTCTAAAAGGGCTTAAAAACTTGAAGCATCTTATTCTTGTAAACAATACTATAAGTGACATTAGCGCTTTAAAGGAACTAACTAATTTACAGGAACTAGATTTAGGTGACAACAGCATAAGTGATATAAGTCCAATAAGTGGATTAACTAACTTGCAAGACCTTAACTTAGGCGTTAATAAGCTTAGTGATATAAGTGCCTTGAAAAGCCTAACAAATTTAAAATCACTATATTTAGATGCCAATAGGGGCATAAGTGACATAAGTGTAATTCAAAATCTAACTCAACTAAATAAATTTAGCGCTGTAACGTGTTCTTTAAGTTCTTTAAATGCTTTAAAGCACTTAACAAATTTACAGGATCTTGATTTGCGAAATAATGAAATAACTGATATAAGTCCATTAAGTGGGTTAACTAATTTAAATACGCTTTTGCTAGATAGTAATGACATAATTGACATAAGTCCAGTAAGTAAATTAACAAACCTAAAAGAATTCGTCGCAGGTGGTCCCAACCTTACTGATATAAGTCCACTAAAAGACTTAACTAATTTGCAAGATCTTGATCTAGAGGGTAATGAAATAACTGATATAAGTCCACTAAAAAACTTAACAAACTTAAAATCTCTTCGTATGGCTTCCAATAAAATAGACAATATCGCTCCAATACAAAACTTAACAAACTTACAAGAATTGGACTTAAGGGATAACAAGCTTACTAATGTAGCTTTATTAAGTAGACTAATTAATCTACAGTGGCTTAATTTAATTCAAAACCAGATAAATTCAGAAGATAAAACTACATTAGCAAATGCTTTACCTAATTGTCATATTTACTACACAAGTTCTGCACAATAG
- a CDS encoding TetR/AcrR family transcriptional regulator, translating into MARKAAEDREKDIMEAAIKIFSEKGYNAATTSEISKEAGIAEGTLFRYFKNKKALLAKIIMFSSKVIGKSIITDRLNKIIEKNKDKDIKEILKLIILDRIDLLEKNKKIFKIVVTEIQYQEDLKEAFVNNIIFAVKDMAYGYIEHNAEIKEKLKDLDLMVVGRTLIGSVIMLVMQEEFFPNLIKVDREVQVEQMVEMFLHGLLR; encoded by the coding sequence ATGGCAAGAAAAGCAGCGGAAGATAGGGAAAAGGATATAATGGAAGCGGCAATTAAGATTTTTTCTGAAAAGGGATATAATGCGGCTACCACAAGTGAAATATCAAAAGAAGCAGGAATAGCCGAAGGAACTTTATTTAGGTATTTTAAAAATAAAAAGGCACTTCTTGCTAAAATAATAATGTTTTCATCTAAAGTTATAGGAAAAAGTATAATAACAGATAGATTAAATAAAATTATAGAAAAAAACAAAGATAAAGACATAAAAGAAATATTAAAATTGATTATACTCGATAGGATTGACTTGTTAGAAAAAAATAAGAAAATATTTAAAATTGTGGTTACGGAAATTCAATATCAAGAGGATTTGAAAGAAGCATTTGTGAACAATATAATTTTTGCAGTTAAGGATATGGCTTATGGTTATATTGAACATAATGCGGAGATAAAAGAAAAACTTAAAGATTTGGATCTGATGGTAGTAGGAAGGACTTTAATTGGTTCTGTAATAATGCTTGTTATGCAGGAAGAATTTTTCCCAAATCTAATTAAAGTAGACAGAGAAGTGCAGGTAGAGCAAATGGTTGAAATGTTTCTTCATGGACTGCTGAGGTGA
- a CDS encoding HlyD family secretion protein, which translates to MKYKSAAVIIIGILSLSLTACTTDKADSNKYTGTIECNSYYITSEVAGKIDKVNVSEGDKVKKDDVTFNINSEAYNIQKNQADAEVEAAEATKDSLPDNAPDNTKKQADAKLKEANAALDLANLNIGKCDVKSPGDGVVSEVLVNSGEVINQGGNLAKVLDIDNRYIKVYVEQSKRDKVKLNDKLNIYYNDKNVGKGTVSYISPQAEFTPKNTETKSDKEETVFEVKVKVDNNLDYSPGTLMDVEIK; encoded by the coding sequence ATGAAGTATAAAAGTGCTGCGGTTATAATCATTGGAATTTTAAGTTTAAGTTTAACAGCTTGCACTACCGATAAAGCAGATAGTAATAAGTACACGGGAACAATTGAATGTAACAGTTACTATATAACTTCAGAGGTTGCAGGGAAAATTGATAAGGTAAATGTATCAGAAGGGGATAAAGTAAAAAAGGATGATGTGACTTTTAATATAAATTCTGAGGCTTATAATATACAAAAGAATCAAGCAGATGCAGAAGTGGAGGCAGCAGAGGCAACTAAGGATAGTTTACCTGATAATGCGCCGGATAATACTAAAAAGCAGGCTGATGCGAAACTTAAGGAAGCTAATGCGGCTCTAGATTTAGCTAATTTAAATATAGGGAAATGTGATGTTAAGAGTCCAGGGGATGGTGTAGTATCTGAAGTTCTTGTAAATAGTGGAGAAGTGATAAATCAAGGTGGCAATCTTGCTAAGGTTTTAGATATTGATAATAGGTATATAAAGGTATATGTTGAACAGTCTAAGAGGGATAAGGTTAAGTTAAATGATAAATTGAATATTTATTACAATGATAAAAATGTGGGAAAAGGTACAGTCTCTTACATATCACCACAAGCGGAATTCACACCTAAAAATACTGAAACCAAGAGTGATAAAGAGGAAACAGTGTTTGAAGTGAAAGTTAAAGTAGATAATAACCTAGACTATTCTCCAGGGACACTAATGGATGTGGAGATAAAGTAG
- a CDS encoding ABC transporter ATP-binding protein — protein sequence MDAIEIKGLTKKFGNYTAVDNISFNVPKGKIYGFIGPNGSGKSTTIKMLCGVLTPTAGTAYVLGYDVRKDRDKIKAKIGYMSQKFSLYEDLTVDENLNFYSGIYGLKKAKREEMKKYIVSMAGLNGREHVITGNLSGGWKQRLALGCALIHKPEILVLDEPTSAVDPVSRRIFWQMIYTLSREGITVLVTTHYMDEAESCDMLAFIFDSKLMTTGSPRELIEREKVNNLEDVFIKYVEETTHQKVENSFNELKQMIGKEE from the coding sequence ATGGATGCTATTGAAATAAAGGGACTTACGAAAAAATTCGGAAATTATACAGCTGTAGACAATATAAGTTTTAATGTGCCTAAAGGTAAGATATATGGCTTTATTGGACCTAATGGCTCTGGAAAATCTACTACCATTAAAATGCTCTGCGGTGTTTTAACGCCAACAGCAGGAACAGCATATGTTCTTGGATATGATGTAAGGAAAGACAGAGATAAGATAAAGGCTAAAATAGGATATATGTCTCAAAAATTTAGCTTATATGAAGATTTAACTGTAGATGAAAATTTAAATTTTTATTCTGGAATTTATGGACTTAAAAAAGCTAAAAGAGAAGAAATGAAAAAATATATAGTGAGTATGGCTGGACTCAATGGAAGGGAACATGTAATTACGGGGAATTTGTCTGGTGGCTGGAAGCAGAGATTAGCTCTTGGGTGTGCTTTGATTCATAAACCTGAAATTCTAGTCCTTGATGAGCCAACTTCTGCTGTTGATCCTGTGTCTAGAAGAATTTTCTGGCAAATGATATATACACTTTCACGTGAAGGTATTACGGTTCTTGTAACAACTCACTATATGGATGAAGCAGAAAGCTGTGATATGCTAGCTTTTATATTTGATAGCAAGCTCATGACTACAGGTTCTCCTAGGGAGCTTATAGAAAGGGAAAAAGTAAATAACCTAGAAGATGTGTTTATAAAATATGTGGAAGAAACTACCCATCAAAAGGTTGAAAATTCTTTCAATGAACTTAAACAAATGATAGGGAAGGAGGAATAA
- a CDS encoding ABC transporter permease, with the protein MNFQRFKAIVKKEIIQLKRDKASFAIAIMMPIIMILLFGYAVNTELSNISMTVLDQSHSIESRELIQGFQNTGYFKISSRENSIDEVKKKIDKGEVHAAVIIPPDFSTKLQNKEETNVQLLIDGSDPTTARTAFSSGVISGQQYGVKKLQQLTEKVTSKTQSGSVNVNTKVMYNPDLRNQNFTIPGLIGLIMQNITILLTAFALVRERERGTIEQLTVSPLKAGEIILGKLIPYIFIGYLDFLFSLVLGITWFHVPINGSLLLLLLLGFAFVICALAIGILISTISRTQLQAMQLTILVLLPSILLSGFVFPREAMPKAIQLIGNVLPLTYFLNILRGIITKGVGFQYLVPDVTMMCILGGVLLVLSIIRFAVKPYNS; encoded by the coding sequence ATGAATTTTCAGAGGTTTAAAGCCATAGTAAAAAAGGAAATCATACAACTTAAACGTGATAAAGCTAGTTTTGCAATTGCCATAATGATGCCTATAATAATGATACTGTTATTTGGTTATGCGGTTAACACAGAACTTAGTAATATATCTATGACGGTGCTTGATCAAAGTCATTCCATAGAAAGTAGAGAACTCATTCAAGGTTTTCAAAACACTGGATATTTTAAGATAAGTTCAAGAGAGAACAGTATAGATGAAGTAAAGAAAAAAATAGATAAGGGAGAGGTTCATGCGGCAGTTATTATTCCTCCCGATTTTTCAACGAAACTTCAGAATAAGGAAGAAACAAATGTACAGTTATTGATTGATGGTTCGGATCCCACTACTGCAAGAACAGCCTTTAGTAGTGGAGTAATTTCAGGGCAGCAGTATGGTGTAAAAAAACTTCAACAATTAACTGAGAAAGTAACTTCTAAAACTCAAAGTGGTAGTGTTAATGTTAATACGAAAGTTATGTATAATCCAGATTTAAGAAATCAAAATTTCACTATACCAGGGCTCATAGGCCTTATAATGCAGAATATAACGATACTTTTAACTGCTTTTGCACTTGTAAGGGAAAGAGAAAGAGGAACTATAGAGCAGCTTACAGTATCGCCTTTAAAAGCAGGTGAAATAATCCTTGGAAAGCTCATACCATATATTTTTATAGGATATTTGGATTTTTTATTCTCATTGGTGCTGGGTATAACATGGTTCCATGTCCCTATAAATGGTAGTTTGCTGCTGCTTTTGCTACTGGGATTTGCCTTTGTCATATGCGCACTTGCAATAGGAATACTCATATCTACAATTTCACGGACGCAGCTTCAAGCTATGCAGCTTACCATACTTGTGCTTTTGCCAAGCATACTTCTTTCAGGCTTTGTTTTTCCGAGAGAGGCAATGCCTAAAGCAATACAACTTATAGGAAATGTTTTGCCACTTACCTATTTTTTAAATATATTAAGAGGAATCATAACAAAGGGTGTGGGATTTCAGTATTTAGTGCCAGATGTAACCATGATGTGCATTTTAGGTGGAGTACTTTTAGTTCTCAGTATAATTAGATTTGCAGTAAAACCTTATAATAGCTAA